A window of Dickeya zeae NCPPB 2538 contains these coding sequences:
- the pilW gene encoding type IV pilus biogenesis/stability protein PilW has translation MKRMLPGKRAALVAGIGLLAGCLHSPSKQANPAAAQTRLQLGLEYLSRNNLDAARDNLQKAEQLAPDDYRTQLGMALYEQRIGENLAAEKRYRRLLRQAPANGGVMNNYGAFLCGLGQYVAAQQQFAAAVQLPDYHQVADALENAGYCFLKAGQSDEAGQWLSRALRYDPAKGNRLLAEAENRFNAGRHDQARLLLSIYQSQLAASAESVWLQIRFAALANHHDEVERYGGLLARSFPQSKQYQQFLANEY, from the coding sequence ATGAAACGGATGTTGCCGGGAAAGCGTGCGGCATTAGTCGCAGGTATTGGATTGCTGGCTGGGTGTTTGCACTCGCCGTCGAAGCAGGCTAATCCTGCAGCGGCACAAACGCGGTTGCAACTGGGGCTGGAATATCTGTCCCGGAATAATCTTGATGCGGCGCGTGATAATCTGCAAAAAGCAGAGCAACTGGCACCGGATGATTACCGTACTCAGTTAGGTATGGCGCTGTACGAGCAGCGTATTGGCGAAAACCTGGCGGCTGAAAAACGCTATCGACGTCTGTTGCGACAGGCGCCCGCCAACGGCGGCGTGATGAATAATTACGGTGCGTTTCTCTGTGGTTTAGGGCAGTATGTAGCGGCGCAACAGCAATTTGCCGCTGCCGTGCAACTCCCTGATTACCATCAGGTTGCCGATGCGCTTGAGAACGCGGGGTATTGCTTTCTCAAAGCCGGGCAGTCAGATGAGGCAGGTCAGTGGCTCAGTCGTGCACTGAGATACGATCCTGCGAAAGGCAATCGGCTTCTGGCGGAGGCGGAGAATCGTTTCAACGCCGGACGCCATGATCAGGCGCGATTGCTCCTGAGTATTTATCAGTCACAGCTTGCGGCAAGTGCCGAAAGTGTGTGGCTACAGATTCGTTTCGCCGCGCTGGCGAATCATCATGACGAAGTAGAACGTTATGGCGGATTGCTGGCGCGAAGTTTTCCACAATCCAAACAGTACCAGCAGTTCTTAGCTAATGAATACTGA
- a CDS encoding bifunctional tRNA (adenosine(37)-C2)-methyltransferase TrmG/ribosomal RNA large subunit methyltransferase RlmN has translation MSEQTVSSAVAVSDAIAVAASSNEKINLLDFNRQQMRAFFAQLGEKPFRADQVMKWMYHYCCDDFNQMTDINKVLRGKLQAIAEIRAPEVVDEQRSSDGTIKWAILVDGQRVETVYIPEDDRATLCVSSQVGCALECKFCSTAQQGFNRNLRVSEIIGQVWRAAKIIGAAKVTGQRPITNVVMMGMGEPLLNLTNVVPAMEIMLDDFGFGLSKRRVTLSTSGVVPALDKLGDMIDVALAISLHAPTDEIRNEIMPINKKYDIETFLAAVRRYLDKSNANQGRVTVEYVMLDHINDGTEHAHQLAECLKDTPCKINLIPWNPFPGAPYGRSSNSRVDRFSKVLMEYGFTTIVRKTRGDDIDAACGQLAGEVVDRTKRTLKKKMERDTIAVKTV, from the coding sequence ATGTCTGAGCAAACCGTATCTTCCGCCGTTGCTGTATCCGACGCTATCGCCGTCGCCGCCAGCAGCAATGAAAAAATCAACCTGTTGGATTTCAATCGCCAGCAAATGCGCGCCTTTTTTGCACAGCTGGGTGAAAAACCGTTCCGTGCCGATCAGGTCATGAAATGGATGTATCATTACTGCTGTGATGATTTTAACCAGATGACCGATATTAATAAGGTTCTGCGCGGCAAGCTGCAGGCGATCGCGGAAATTCGGGCACCGGAAGTCGTGGACGAGCAGCGCTCTTCTGACGGCACCATCAAGTGGGCGATTCTGGTTGACGGCCAGCGTGTGGAGACGGTGTACATCCCAGAAGATGACCGCGCCACGCTGTGTGTGTCCTCACAGGTGGGGTGTGCGCTAGAGTGCAAATTCTGCTCTACCGCGCAGCAGGGGTTTAACCGCAACCTGCGCGTATCTGAAATTATCGGGCAGGTATGGCGTGCGGCGAAAATTATCGGTGCTGCCAAAGTAACAGGTCAGCGTCCTATCACCAACGTGGTGATGATGGGGATGGGTGAACCGTTACTGAACCTGACCAATGTGGTGCCGGCGATGGAAATCATGCTGGATGATTTTGGTTTCGGTTTGTCTAAACGTCGGGTGACGTTGTCAACGTCTGGGGTTGTCCCTGCGCTGGATAAACTGGGCGATATGATTGACGTGGCGCTGGCGATTTCCCTGCATGCGCCAACGGATGAAATTCGTAACGAAATCATGCCGATTAATAAAAAGTATGATATCGAGACTTTCCTGGCGGCGGTACGACGCTATCTGGACAAATCCAACGCGAATCAGGGGCGTGTGACGGTGGAATACGTGATGCTAGATCACATCAACGACGGCACCGAGCATGCGCATCAGTTGGCGGAGTGCCTGAAAGACACGCCGTGCAAGATAAACCTGATCCCCTGGAACCCGTTCCCCGGCGCGCCTTATGGCCGCAGTTCCAACAGCCGGGTTGACCGCTTCTCCAAGGTGTTGATGGAGTATGGTTTTACGACTATCGTGCGTAAAACTCGCGGTGATGATATCGATGCGGCGTGCGGCCAGTTGGCGGGAGAAGTGGTGGATCGCACCAAGCGCACGTTGAAGAAAAAGATGGAACGCGACACGATTGCGGTAAAAACCGTCTGA
- the ndk gene encoding nucleoside-diphosphate kinase, whose product MTVERTFSIIKPNAVAKNAIGAIYARFESAGFTIIASKMLHLSREQAEGFYAEHKGKPFFDGLVDFMTSGPIMVQVLQAENAVQRNRDIMGATNPANALAGTLRADYADSFTANAVHGSDSVESAEREIAYFFSADEIFPRS is encoded by the coding sequence ATGACGGTAGAACGTACCTTCTCTATTATCAAACCAAACGCAGTTGCCAAAAACGCGATCGGCGCGATTTATGCCCGTTTCGAAAGCGCGGGTTTCACCATTATTGCCTCTAAAATGCTGCACCTGAGCCGCGAACAGGCAGAAGGGTTCTACGCTGAGCATAAAGGTAAACCGTTCTTTGACGGCTTGGTAGATTTTATGACTTCCGGCCCGATCATGGTGCAGGTGTTGCAGGCGGAAAACGCGGTACAGCGTAACCGCGATATCATGGGTGCTACTAACCCGGCCAACGCGCTGGCGGGTACCCTGCGTGCTGACTATGCTGACAGCTTCACCGCGAATGCGGTACACGGTTCAGATTCTGTGGAATCTGCCGAGCGTGAAATCGCTTATTTCTTCAGCGCTGACGAAATCTTCCCGCGTAGCTAA
- the sseA gene encoding 3-mercaptopyruvate sulfurtransferase codes for MSTSAAGLFVSASWLNTHRHDADIALIDARMLPPGNDTRDIAAEYRAEHVPGAVFFDIESLSDHQTSLPHMMPDIATFADALGKLGLSEQQHLVIYDEGNLFSAPRAWWMLRLAGAPRISILSGGLAGWKQQGFALEQGNASPVANVFHAPMPTAGAIRSLAEVLELCHTGNEQIVDARPAPRFLGQMDEPRPGLRRGHIPGSFNVPWNLLVDQGALKPADELAAIFHQAGVDIQRPIVASCGSGVTASVVLLALFVLNAPHISLYDGSWSEWGARDDVPVVTG; via the coding sequence ATGTCTACATCTGCCGCCGGGCTGTTTGTTAGTGCATCCTGGCTGAATACGCATCGCCACGATGCGGATATCGCCCTGATTGACGCTCGCATGTTGCCGCCAGGCAACGATACACGCGATATCGCCGCCGAATACCGTGCAGAACATGTGCCGGGCGCGGTGTTTTTCGATATCGAGTCCCTTTCAGACCACCAGACCTCACTGCCGCACATGATGCCAGACATCGCGACCTTTGCTGACGCTCTGGGCAAGCTGGGGCTGAGCGAGCAACAGCATCTGGTGATTTACGATGAAGGCAACCTGTTTTCCGCGCCACGGGCCTGGTGGATGCTGCGACTGGCGGGCGCGCCACGCATATCCATTCTCAGTGGCGGTCTGGCTGGCTGGAAACAGCAGGGCTTCGCGCTGGAACAAGGGAACGCGTCGCCCGTTGCCAACGTATTCCATGCCCCAATGCCAACCGCAGGCGCTATCCGCTCGCTTGCTGAGGTGCTGGAGCTTTGCCACACAGGTAATGAACAAATCGTTGATGCTCGCCCTGCGCCGCGCTTTCTCGGTCAAATGGATGAACCCCGGCCAGGGTTACGCCGTGGACATATTCCTGGCAGTTTCAACGTTCCCTGGAACCTGCTGGTTGACCAGGGCGCGCTAAAACCGGCTGATGAACTGGCTGCCATCTTTCATCAGGCTGGTGTCGACATCCAGCGTCCGATTGTCGCCAGTTGCGGCTCCGGTGTGACGGCATCGGTCGTGTTGCTGGCACTGTTTGTACTCAATGCGCCGCACATTTCGCTCTACGACGGTTCATGGAGTGAATGGGGTGCACGCGATGACGTGCCGGTCGTTACCGGCTAG
- the sseB gene encoding enhanced serine sensitivity protein SseB, with the protein MEFSPHNRLEEVLKLAASEPAHRPEFFSELLEATVYVLGHSEENEISGDVVSADSGLQLQHWEKPDGDSAIPFFSSLEALQLAVTDEQAFLALPARTLFDITRGATLFLNPKLPYGKEFLPQEIEHLLSAEGNGLAQQHVLDGDTELKIGIPAEMPTQMIESLTQLFSKHRNVKRAFLAQIQEPDEEQPHLLIGLDIYGDEVEELIQAAGSVATDTQPDDRPIDICLVNNEEPGISHFLIRHTTPFYERKWGSFLREFKNGVQA; encoded by the coding sequence ATGGAGTTTTCACCCCACAATCGGCTGGAAGAGGTGTTAAAGCTGGCCGCATCGGAACCGGCGCACCGCCCTGAGTTTTTCAGCGAATTGCTGGAAGCCACGGTGTATGTGCTCGGCCACAGCGAAGAAAACGAAATATCTGGTGATGTTGTCTCGGCAGATAGCGGGCTGCAATTGCAGCATTGGGAGAAACCGGATGGCGATTCCGCGATTCCGTTTTTTTCTTCGCTGGAAGCGTTACAACTGGCGGTGACCGATGAGCAGGCATTTCTGGCGTTACCTGCCAGAACGCTGTTTGATATCACCCGCGGTGCCACGCTGTTTTTGAACCCGAAGTTACCGTATGGCAAAGAGTTTCTGCCGCAGGAGATTGAGCACCTGTTGTCCGCCGAGGGTAATGGTCTGGCGCAACAGCATGTTCTGGATGGTGATACCGAACTGAAAATCGGCATTCCGGCAGAGATGCCAACACAGATGATTGAGTCGCTGACCCAATTGTTCAGCAAACACCGTAATGTTAAACGGGCGTTTCTGGCGCAGATTCAGGAGCCTGATGAAGAACAACCGCATTTGCTGATTGGGCTGGATATCTATGGCGATGAGGTGGAGGAGCTGATTCAGGCTGCTGGTTCGGTGGCTACGGATACGCAGCCAGATGACCGTCCGATCGATATTTGTCTGGTGAACAATGAAGAACCCGGTATCAGTCATTTCCTGATTCGCCACACGACGCCGTTTTACGAGCGCAAATGGGGCAGCTTCCTGCGCGAATTCAAAAATGGCGTGCAGGCCTAG
- the pepB gene encoding aminopeptidase PepB yields the protein MTTEAMLITLSHQPADSRWGEKASLTANEQGFTIHLSGSKPQTIIQRAARKIDGQGIKHVKLAGDGWDLESSWAFWQGYRGPKGKRTVEWASLPEAQQQELERRLKIVDWVRDTINLPAEDLAPEQLATRAIDLLCSVAGDAISYRITKGEDLREQNYAGLHTVGRGSERSPVLLALDYNPTGNADAPVLACLVGKGITFDSGGYSLKGSSFMDSMKSDMGGAALVTGALALAAARGLQQRVKLYLCCADNMVSGNAFRLGDIIRYRNGKTVEVMNTDAEGRLVLADGLIDASEQNPQWIVDCATLTGAAKTALGNDYHALFSFDDAMIDSLMESARREDEPFWRLPLEEFHRQHLPSNFAELNNVAGAAHTAGASTAAAFLSHFVKNYQQGWLHIDCSATYRKSAVDQWSAGATGLGVRTLADFLLHKAG from the coding sequence ATGACAACTGAAGCGATGCTGATTACCCTTTCCCATCAGCCAGCAGATTCACGCTGGGGTGAGAAAGCCTCGTTAACTGCCAATGAGCAGGGATTTACCATTCATCTGTCCGGCAGCAAGCCGCAGACGATAATTCAGCGAGCTGCCCGTAAAATTGATGGGCAGGGCATCAAACACGTCAAACTGGCTGGCGATGGTTGGGATCTGGAAAGCAGTTGGGCGTTCTGGCAGGGATACCGTGGGCCGAAGGGCAAACGTACGGTGGAGTGGGCCTCGTTGCCCGAAGCGCAACAGCAGGAGCTGGAACGCCGTCTGAAAATCGTTGACTGGGTGCGTGATACCATCAACCTGCCAGCGGAAGATCTGGCACCGGAGCAACTGGCTACCCGTGCTATCGATCTGCTGTGCAGCGTGGCGGGCGATGCTATCTCTTATCGTATTACCAAAGGCGAAGATCTGCGCGAGCAAAACTATGCCGGCTTGCACACCGTCGGCCGCGGTTCAGAACGTTCGCCGGTATTGCTGGCGCTGGATTACAACCCGACTGGCAACGCAGACGCGCCAGTGCTGGCCTGTCTGGTCGGTAAAGGTATCACCTTTGATAGCGGCGGTTACAGCCTGAAAGGTAGCAGCTTCATGGATTCCATGAAGTCGGATATGGGCGGTGCGGCGCTGGTAACCGGCGCGCTGGCACTGGCGGCGGCGCGTGGGCTGCAACAGCGTGTGAAACTGTATCTGTGTTGCGCAGATAACATGGTCAGCGGCAACGCATTCCGTCTGGGTGACATCATTCGCTATCGTAATGGTAAAACCGTCGAAGTCATGAACACCGATGCGGAAGGGCGTCTGGTCCTGGCCGATGGGCTGATTGATGCGTCTGAGCAGAATCCGCAGTGGATTGTGGATTGCGCGACCCTGACCGGTGCGGCGAAGACGGCGTTGGGGAATGACTACCACGCGCTGTTTAGTTTCGACGATGCGATGATTGATTCGCTGATGGAGAGTGCCCGTCGTGAAGACGAGCCGTTCTGGCGTTTGCCGCTGGAAGAGTTCCATCGCCAGCATTTACCGTCTAACTTCGCTGAACTGAATAATGTGGCGGGTGCGGCACATACCGCTGGTGCCAGCACCGCGGCGGCGTTTCTGTCTCACTTTGTGAAAAACTACCAGCAGGGCTGGTTGCATATCGACTGTTCTGCCACCTACCGTAAGTCAGCGGTGGATCAATGGTCTGCTGGTGCAACCGGTTTAGGCGTACGTACGCTGGCTGATTTTCTGCTGCATAAAGCGGGTTAA
- the iscX gene encoding Fe-S cluster assembly protein IscX has protein sequence MGLKWTDSREIGEALYDLYPDTDPKTVRFTDLHRWICELDEFDDEPDASNEKILEAILLVWLDEAE, from the coding sequence ATGGGACTAAAATGGACCGATAGCCGTGAAATCGGCGAAGCGTTGTACGACTTGTATCCAGATACTGACCCAAAAACTGTGCGTTTTACCGATCTACACCGCTGGATTTGCGAATTGGATGAGTTTGACGACGAACCTGATGCGTCAAACGAAAAAATTCTGGAAGCTATCCTGCTCGTGTGGCTGGATGAAGCCGAATAA
- the fdx gene encoding ISC system 2Fe-2S type ferredoxin, whose protein sequence is MPKIVFLPHQDLCPEGAVLEANSGETILDVALRNGIEIEHACEKSCACTTCHCIVREGFDSLPESTEDEDDMLDKAWGLEPESRLGCQARITDEDLVVEIPRYTINHAREH, encoded by the coding sequence ATGCCCAAGATTGTTTTTCTGCCGCATCAGGATTTGTGTCCGGAAGGGGCGGTTTTAGAAGCGAACAGTGGTGAAACCATTCTGGACGTGGCATTGCGTAATGGTATCGAGATAGAGCATGCCTGCGAGAAATCCTGCGCTTGTACTACCTGTCACTGCATTGTTCGTGAAGGATTTGATTCGTTGCCGGAAAGTACCGAAGACGAAGATGACATGCTGGACAAAGCCTGGGGACTGGAACCGGAAAGCCGCCTGGGATGCCAGGCACGTATCACTGATGAAGATCTGGTGGTAGAAATTCCGCGTTATACCATTAACCATGCACGCGAACACTGA
- the hscA gene encoding Fe-S protein assembly chaperone HscA, translating into MALLQISEPGLSAAPHQHRLAVGIDLGTTHSLVATVRSGEAQTLPDHNGRHLLPSVVHYDADGHTVGWEARQQAAIDPVNTVSSVKRLMGRSLADIQQRYPHLPYQFTASENGLPVLQTTGGPRNPIQISADILSALTRRAEEALNGLPDGVVITVPAYFDDAQRQGTKDAARLAGLHVLRLLNEPTAAAIAYGLDSGQEGVIAVYDLGGGTFDISILRLSRGVFEVLATGGDSALGGDDFDHLLVEWIREQAGIVVRDDHQLQQALLNTAVQTKIALSESQSVPVSVAGWQGDITREQFNELIAPLVKRTLLSCRRSLKDAGVDVDDVKEVVMVGGSTRVPLVREQVGEFFGRTPLTSIDPDKVVAIGAAIQADILVGNKPDSEMLLLDVIPLSLGLETMGGLVEKVIPRNTTIPVARAQEFTTFKDGQTAMMIHVLQGERELVQDCRSLGRFTLRGIPAMPAGGAHIRVTFQVDADGLLSVTAMEKSTGVEASIQVKPSYGLSDDEIATMITDSMQNVQSDISARRLAEQRVEATRVLESLNSALAADAALLTPQERAAIDAASLHLQQAAQENDASAIEAAIKKLDQQTQEFAARRMDESIRRALAGHSVDEV; encoded by the coding sequence ATGGCCTTATTACAAATCAGCGAGCCAGGACTGAGTGCAGCGCCGCATCAGCACCGTTTGGCTGTTGGCATTGATCTGGGAACCACCCACTCTCTGGTTGCCACCGTTCGTAGCGGTGAGGCACAGACACTGCCTGACCATAACGGGCGTCATCTATTACCGTCTGTTGTGCATTATGACGCTGACGGGCACACCGTTGGTTGGGAGGCTCGCCAGCAGGCGGCCATTGACCCGGTTAACACCGTCAGCTCCGTCAAGCGCTTAATGGGACGGTCACTTGCTGACATCCAGCAGCGTTACCCTCATCTGCCTTATCAGTTTACTGCCAGCGAAAATGGCCTGCCGGTGTTGCAAACCACTGGTGGCCCACGCAATCCGATTCAGATATCGGCCGACATTCTGTCTGCGCTGACCCGCCGTGCTGAGGAAGCGCTCAATGGGTTACCTGACGGTGTGGTGATTACTGTGCCGGCTTATTTTGATGACGCCCAGCGTCAGGGCACCAAAGACGCTGCCCGTCTGGCGGGTCTGCACGTGCTGCGCCTGCTTAATGAACCCACGGCGGCGGCGATAGCCTATGGTCTGGATTCCGGTCAGGAAGGCGTGATTGCCGTATATGATCTGGGCGGTGGTACCTTTGATATCTCTATTCTGCGTCTTAGCCGTGGGGTATTTGAAGTGCTGGCGACTGGCGGCGACTCGGCCTTGGGTGGGGATGATTTTGACCACCTGCTGGTTGAGTGGATTCGCGAACAGGCCGGTATCGTCGTGCGTGATGATCATCAATTGCAACAGGCGCTGCTTAATACGGCGGTGCAGACTAAGATCGCCCTGAGTGAGTCGCAATCTGTGCCGGTATCGGTCGCGGGCTGGCAAGGTGATATTACCCGTGAACAGTTCAATGAGTTGATTGCACCGCTGGTGAAACGCACGTTGTTGTCTTGTCGTCGCTCGCTCAAAGACGCGGGTGTTGATGTCGATGATGTGAAAGAAGTCGTCATGGTTGGTGGTTCCACCCGCGTCCCGCTGGTACGTGAGCAGGTGGGCGAATTCTTTGGTCGTACGCCGTTGACCTCTATCGACCCGGATAAAGTGGTGGCTATTGGCGCGGCTATCCAGGCGGATATTCTGGTCGGTAACAAGCCTGACAGTGAAATGCTGTTGCTGGATGTGATCCCGTTGTCCCTGGGGCTGGAAACCATGGGGGGACTGGTCGAAAAAGTGATTCCGCGTAATACCACGATTCCGGTAGCGCGCGCGCAGGAATTCACCACCTTCAAAGATGGCCAGACCGCGATGATGATTCACGTGTTGCAGGGTGAACGCGAGCTGGTGCAGGATTGCCGTTCGCTTGGACGCTTTACGTTGCGCGGTATCCCAGCCATGCCCGCAGGCGGCGCGCATATCCGGGTCACGTTCCAGGTGGACGCCGACGGGTTGCTGAGCGTTACCGCGATGGAGAAATCCACCGGGGTGGAAGCCTCGATTCAGGTGAAGCCATCTTATGGTTTGAGCGATGATGAAATCGCCACCATGATTACCGATTCTATGCAGAACGTGCAGAGTGATATTAGCGCGCGCAGGCTGGCAGAACAGCGGGTGGAGGCCACACGCGTGCTCGAAAGTCTCAACAGCGCGCTGGCGGCAGATGCCGCGTTGCTCACCCCGCAAGAGCGTGCGGCGATAGACGCTGCCAGTCTTCATTTGCAGCAGGCTGCACAGGAAAACGATGCCTCAGCGATTGAGGCCGCGATTAAAAAATTAGATCAACAAACCCAGGAATTCGCAGCTCGCCGGATGGATGAATCTATTCGCCGTGCGCTGGCGGGCCATTCCGTGGACGAGGTATAA
- the hscB gene encoding co-chaperone HscB: protein MDYFALFGLPIRYKVDGSLLASRFQELQRQFHPDRFAASPERDRMMALQQAATINNAYQALKHPLKRAEYMLSLHGFDLSSEQHTLHDTAFLMEQMELREELDEIERRPDAESALATFAQRLQGMIRQRSEQMVGELDAESWSDAADTVRKLRFFDRLRQQVEQLEEQLLER from the coding sequence ATGGATTACTTTGCTTTATTCGGGCTGCCGATTCGCTATAAGGTGGATGGCAGCCTGCTTGCTTCCCGGTTTCAGGAACTGCAGCGCCAGTTTCATCCTGACCGCTTTGCCGCCAGCCCGGAACGCGACCGTATGATGGCGTTACAACAGGCGGCCACCATCAATAATGCCTATCAGGCGCTAAAGCATCCACTGAAGCGCGCCGAGTATATGCTATCTTTGCACGGCTTCGATTTGAGCAGCGAACAGCATACGCTCCATGATACTGCATTCCTGATGGAGCAGATGGAGTTGCGTGAAGAGCTCGATGAGATTGAACGCCGACCGGATGCGGAAAGTGCGCTGGCAACATTTGCACAGCGTCTGCAAGGGATGATCCGCCAGCGTAGCGAGCAAATGGTGGGCGAGCTGGATGCAGAATCCTGGTCGGATGCAGCGGATACCGTGCGTAAACTACGCTTTTTTGATCGACTCCGGCAGCAGGTCGAACAACTCGAAGAACAATTGCTGGAACGATAA
- the iscA gene encoding iron-sulfur cluster assembly protein IscA produces MSISLSDSAAQRVNAFMANRGKGIGLRLGVRTSGCSGMAYVLEFVDELNTDDVVFEDKGVKVIIDGKSLVYLDGTELDFVKEGLNEGFKFNNPNVSSECGCGESFNV; encoded by the coding sequence ATGTCGATTTCCCTGAGCGACAGTGCTGCACAACGTGTTAATGCTTTTATGGCTAACCGTGGCAAAGGTATCGGTTTGCGTCTGGGGGTGAGAACTTCCGGTTGCTCCGGTATGGCGTATGTGCTGGAATTTGTTGACGAACTGAACACCGATGATGTGGTGTTTGAAGACAAGGGCGTGAAGGTCATTATTGACGGTAAAAGCCTGGTCTACCTTGACGGCACCGAGTTGGATTTCGTCAAGGAAGGGCTGAACGAAGGTTTCAAGTTCAATAACCCTAACGTTTCCAGCGAATGCGGTTGCGGCGAAAGCTTTAATGTCTGA
- the iscU gene encoding Fe-S cluster assembly scaffold IscU, which produces MAYSEKVIDHYENPRNVGSFDSSDPSIGSGMVGAPACGDVMKLQIKVNEQGIIEDARFKTYGCGSAIASSSLVTEWVKGKSLTEAESIKNTQIAEELELPPVKIHCSILAEDAIKAAIADYKSKRSDK; this is translated from the coding sequence ATGGCTTACAGCGAAAAAGTAATTGATCACTATGAAAATCCGCGCAATGTCGGCTCGTTCGATTCTTCTGATCCGAGCATCGGCAGCGGTATGGTAGGCGCACCGGCCTGTGGTGACGTGATGAAACTGCAAATCAAGGTCAACGAGCAGGGGATTATCGAAGATGCCCGCTTTAAAACCTACGGTTGTGGTTCCGCCATCGCCTCCAGCTCGCTGGTCACCGAGTGGGTGAAAGGCAAAAGTCTGACGGAAGCCGAATCGATCAAGAACACCCAAATCGCCGAAGAACTGGAATTGCCGCCGGTGAAAATTCACTGCTCTATTCTGGCTGAAGACGCTATCAAAGCCGCCATCGCCGATTACAAGAGCAAACGTAGCGACAAATAA
- the iscS gene encoding cysteine desulfurase, translating into MKLPIYLDYSATTPVDPRVAEKMMQFLTLDGTFGNPASRSHRFGWQAEEAVDIARNQVAELVGADPREIVFTSGATESDNLAIKGAANFYQKKGKHIITSKTEHKAVLDTCRQLEREGFEVTYLAPQRNGIIDLKELEAAMRDDTIVVSIMHVNNEIGVVQDIATIGEMCRSRGIIFHVDATQSVGKLPIDLSQLKVDLMSFSGHKIYGPKGIGALYVRRKPRVRIEAQMHGGGHERGMRSGTLPVHQIVGLGEAYRIAKEEMAEEAIRLRTLRDRLWNGINDIEEVYLNGDLTQGAPNILNVSFNYVEGESLIMALKDLAVSSGSACTSASLEPSYVLRALGMNDELAHSSIRFSLGRFTTEEEIDYTIDLVRKSIGRLRDLSPLWDMFKQGVDISSIEWAHH; encoded by the coding sequence ATGAAGTTACCGATTTATCTGGATTATTCCGCTACTACGCCGGTCGATCCGCGTGTAGCCGAAAAAATGATGCAGTTTCTGACGCTGGACGGTACGTTCGGCAACCCGGCCTCACGCTCTCACCGTTTTGGTTGGCAGGCGGAAGAGGCGGTAGATATCGCCCGTAATCAGGTGGCTGAACTGGTTGGTGCGGACCCGCGCGAGATCGTTTTCACTTCTGGCGCTACCGAATCCGACAATCTGGCTATCAAAGGTGCGGCGAATTTCTACCAGAAAAAAGGCAAGCACATCATCACCAGCAAGACCGAACATAAAGCCGTGCTGGATACCTGCCGTCAGCTTGAACGCGAAGGGTTTGAAGTGACTTACCTGGCACCGCAACGCAACGGCATCATTGATTTGAAAGAGCTGGAAGCGGCTATGCGTGATGACACCATTGTTGTGTCGATCATGCATGTGAATAACGAAATCGGCGTGGTGCAGGACATCGCGACCATCGGCGAAATGTGTCGCAGCCGCGGCATCATTTTCCATGTTGACGCGACCCAAAGCGTAGGCAAACTGCCGATTGATCTCAGCCAGCTGAAAGTTGACCTGATGTCTTTCTCCGGTCACAAGATTTACGGCCCTAAAGGGATTGGCGCGCTGTATGTGCGTCGTAAACCGCGTGTGCGTATCGAAGCGCAGATGCATGGCGGCGGCCATGAGCGTGGCATGCGTTCCGGTACCCTGCCAGTCCATCAGATTGTCGGCCTGGGTGAAGCCTATCGCATCGCGAAAGAAGAAATGGCTGAAGAGGCTATTCGCCTGCGTACTCTGCGCGATCGCCTGTGGAACGGCATCAACGATATCGAAGAAGTGTACCTGAACGGCGATTTGACGCAGGGCGCTCCGAATATCCTGAACGTCAGCTTCAACTATGTGGAAGGTGAGTCGCTGATCATGGCGCTGAAGGATCTGGCGGTGTCTTCCGGTTCGGCTTGTACCTCTGCCAGCCTGGAGCCTTCTTATGTGCTGCGTGCACTGGGGATGAACGATGAACTGGCGCACAGTTCCATCCGCTTCTCTCTGGGTCGCTTCACGACCGAAGAAGAAATTGACTACACCATCGATCTGGTTCGTAAATCCATCGGCCGTCTGCGTGACCTGTCTCCGTTGTGGGACATGTTCAAGCAAGGCGTGGATATCAGCAGCATCGAATGGGCGCACCATTAA